In Rhodovulum sulfidophilum DSM 1374, the following are encoded in one genomic region:
- the rpmD gene encoding 50S ribosomal protein L30 → MAKTIVVKQIGSPIRRPDIQRRTLIGLGLNKMHKTRELEDTPAIRGMVSKIPHLVEIIEERG, encoded by the coding sequence ATGGCCAAGACCATCGTCGTCAAGCAGATCGGCTCGCCGATCCGCCGCCCCGACATCCAGCGCCGGACCCTGATCGGTCTGGGGCTGAACAAGATGCACAAGACCCGGGAACTGGAAGACACCCCCGCGATCCGCGGCATGGTTTCCAAGATCCCGCACCTGGTCGAGATCATCGAAGAGCGCGGCTGA
- the rplF gene encoding 50S ribosomal protein L6 has protein sequence MSRIGKKPVELPSGVSASVSGQTVEVKGPKGTRIFTATDDVTIAVEDNTVSITPRGTSKRARQQWGMSRSMVANLVKGVSDGFKRELEIQGVGYRAAMQGNVLKLNLGYSHDVNFEVPQGVTVTAPKPTEIVVEGIDQQQVGQVAANIREWRGPEPYKGKGIRYKGEFIFRKEGKKK, from the coding sequence ATGTCTCGTATTGGTAAGAAACCGGTCGAGCTGCCGTCGGGTGTTTCCGCATCCGTCTCCGGCCAGACCGTCGAAGTGAAGGGGCCCAAGGGCACCCGCATCTTCACCGCGACCGACGATGTCACCATCGCGGTCGAGGATAACACCGTCAGCATCACGCCGCGCGGTACGTCCAAGCGTGCCCGCCAGCAGTGGGGCATGTCCCGCAGCATGGTCGCGAACCTCGTCAAGGGGGTGAGCGATGGTTTCAAGCGCGAGCTTGAGATCCAGGGTGTGGGCTATCGTGCCGCGATGCAGGGCAACGTGCTCAAGCTCAACCTCGGCTACTCGCATGATGTCAATTTCGAGGTCCCTCAGGGCGTCACCGTGACCGCCCCGAAACCGACCGAGATCGTGGTGGAAGGCATCGACCAGCAACAGGTCGGGCAGGTCGCCGCGAACATCCGCGAGTGGCGCGGCCCCGAGCCCTACAAGGGCAAGGGCATCCGCTACAAGGGTGAGTTCATCTTCCGCAAGGAAGGCAAGAAGAAGTAA
- a CDS encoding adenylate kinase, translating to MNIILLGPPGAGKGTQARRLVEERGMTQLSTGDMLREARSSGTEMGRKVAEVMDRGELVTDEIVIGLIAEKLAGDAGGGFIFDGFPRTLGQADALGALLDRMGQKLDAVIEMRVDDEALVARITARSTCGNCGEVYNDLTKPIPADGKCSKCGGTEFKRRADDNEDSLRQRLMEYYKKTSPLIGYYYAKGDLTGVDGLGEIDEVSGAIKAVLDA from the coding sequence ATGAATATCATCCTTCTGGGCCCCCCCGGAGCCGGCAAGGGCACGCAGGCCCGTCGGCTCGTGGAGGAACGGGGCATGACCCAGCTTTCCACCGGCGACATGCTGCGCGAGGCGCGCAGCTCGGGGACCGAGATGGGAAGGAAGGTGGCCGAGGTCATGGATCGCGGCGAATTGGTGACCGACGAGATCGTGATCGGTCTGATCGCCGAGAAGCTCGCGGGGGATGCCGGGGGTGGCTTCATCTTCGACGGGTTCCCGCGGACGCTGGGCCAGGCCGATGCGCTGGGTGCGCTGCTGGACCGGATGGGGCAGAAGCTCGATGCCGTGATCGAGATGCGGGTCGATGACGAGGCTCTGGTGGCGCGGATCACCGCGCGCTCGACCTGCGGCAATTGCGGCGAGGTCTATAACGACCTGACCAAGCCGATCCCGGCCGATGGCAAATGCAGCAAATGCGGCGGCACCGAGTTCAAGCGTCGCGCCGACGACAATGAAGACAGCCTGCGTCAGCGGCTGATGGAATATTACAAGAAGACCTCGCCGCTGATCGGCTATTACTACGCCAAGGGCGATCTGACCGGCGTGGACGGTCTGGGCGAGATCGACGAGGTGTCGGGCGCCATCAAGGCGGTTCTCGACGCCTGA
- the rpsN gene encoding 30S ribosomal protein S14 — protein MAKKSMVQRELKRQRLVEKYATKRAKLKEIATNEDLPMEERFKARLKLAKLPRNSSATRLHNRCQLTGRPHAYYRKLKISRIMLRDLGSMGQIPGMVKSSW, from the coding sequence ATGGCTAAGAAATCTATGGTTCAGCGCGAGCTCAAGCGTCAGCGCCTGGTCGAGAAATACGCGACCAAGCGTGCGAAGCTGAAAGAGATCGCGACCAACGAGGATCTTCCGATGGAAGAGCGGTTCAAGGCGCGGCTCAAGCTTGCCAAGCTGCCGCGCAACTCCTCGGCTACCCGGCTGCACAACCGCTGCCAGCTCACCGGGCGTCCGCACGCCTATTACCGCAAGTTGAAAATCTCGCGGATCATGCTGCGCGATCTGGGCTCGATGGGCCAGATCCCCGGCATGGTGAAGTCGAGCTGGTAA
- the rpsK gene encoding 30S ribosomal protein S11: MARDKTRVRRKERKNIAAGVAHVNSSFNNTKILISDVQGNAISWSSAGTMGFKGSRKSTPYAAQMAAEDAGRKAQEHGVKTLEVEVQGPGSGRESALRALAAVGFNITSIRDVTPIAHNGCRPPKRRRV; encoded by the coding sequence ATGGCACGCGATAAAACCCGGGTCCGCCGCAAGGAACGCAAGAACATCGCCGCAGGCGTGGCGCATGTGAACTCGTCCTTCAACAACACCAAGATCCTGATCTCGGACGTGCAGGGCAACGCGATCTCGTGGTCGTCCGCCGGCACCATGGGCTTCAAGGGGTCGCGCAAGTCGACGCCCTATGCCGCCCAGATGGCCGCCGAGGATGCCGGCCGCAAGGCTCAGGAACATGGCGTCAAGACCCTTGAAGTCGAAGTTCAGGGCCCCGGCTCCGGTCGTGAAAGCGCGCTGCGCGCGCTGGCGGCTGTCGGCTTCAACATCACGTCGATTCGCGACGTGACCCCGATCGCGCATAACGGCTGCCGTCCGCCGAAGCGCCGCCGGGTCTGA
- the rplX gene encoding 50S ribosomal protein L24: MAAKLKKDDKVVVLAGKDKGREGTILSVDPKAGKAVVEGLNMAVRHQRQTQNSQGGRVPKAMPIDLSNLAIVDPKEGGPTRVGFRVEDGKKVRFAKKSGEVIDA, encoded by the coding sequence ATGGCTGCCAAGCTTAAGAAGGACGACAAGGTCGTCGTGCTCGCGGGCAAGGACAAGGGCCGCGAAGGCACCATCCTCTCGGTCGATCCCAAGGCCGGCAAGGCCGTCGTCGAGGGCCTGAACATGGCGGTGCGTCACCAGCGCCAGACCCAGAACAGCCAGGGCGGCCGCGTGCCGAAAGCCATGCCGATCGACCTGTCCAACCTGGCCATCGTCGATCCCAAGGAAGGTGGCCCGACCCGCGTCGGCTTCCGCGTGGAAGACGGCAAGAAGGTTCGCTTTGCCAAGAAATCGGGGGAAGTGATCGATGCTTGA
- the rplO gene encoding 50S ribosomal protein L15, with protein sequence MKLNELRDNDGAAKKAKRIGRGPGSGKGKMGGRGIKGQKSRSGVAINGYEGGQMPLYQRLPKRGFNKPNRKSYAVVNLGLIQKFVEAGKLDASAPITEDALLASGLVRRKLDGVRVLAKGEVTSKLSIEVTGASKAAIEAVEKAGGSLKVATVAAEAA encoded by the coding sequence ATGAAACTGAACGAACTGCGCGACAATGACGGCGCCGCCAAGAAAGCCAAGCGGATCGGCCGCGGCCCGGGCTCGGGCAAGGGCAAGATGGGTGGCCGTGGTATCAAGGGTCAGAAATCCCGCTCGGGTGTGGCGATCAACGGGTATGAAGGCGGCCAGATGCCGCTCTACCAACGTCTGCCCAAGCGCGGCTTCAACAAGCCGAACCGCAAGTCCTATGCGGTGGTGAACCTGGGCCTGATCCAGAAATTCGTCGAAGCCGGCAAGCTCGACGCTTCGGCGCCGATCACCGAAGATGCGCTGCTGGCCTCGGGGCTGGTGCGCCGCAAGCTCGACGGCGTCCGCGTGCTGGCGAAAGGCGAGGTGACCTCGAAGCTTTCGATCGAAGTCACCGGTGCGTCGAAAGCCGCGATCGAGGCGGTCGAGAAGGCCGGCGGATCGCTCAAGGTCGCGACCGTCGCGGCCGAGGCCGCGTAA
- the rpmC gene encoding 50S ribosomal protein L29, which produces MNAQELRDKTPDQLREALASLKKEAFNLRFQQATNALENTARFREVRRDVARVKTVLNEKAAKASE; this is translated from the coding sequence ATGAACGCCCAGGAACTGCGAGACAAAACGCCCGACCAGCTGCGCGAAGCGCTGGCGAGCCTGAAGAAAGAGGCCTTCAACCTGCGCTTCCAGCAGGCCACGAATGCGCTCGAGAACACCGCCCGCTTCCGCGAAGTCCGCCGCGACGTCGCGCGCGTGAAGACGGTGCTGAACGAAAAAGCCGCCAAGGCGTCGGAATAA
- the rpsH gene encoding 30S ribosomal protein S8, translated as MSVNDPLGDMLTRIRNAQMRGKSTVRTPASRLRAWVLDVLKDEGYIRGYEATTGKTGLPELEVSLKYYEGQPVIREVKRVSTPGRRVYMSVKDLPSVRQGLGVSIVSTSKGVMSDASARSANVGGEVLCTVF; from the coding sequence ATGTCCGTGAACGATCCTCTCGGCGATATGCTGACCCGCATCCGCAACGCGCAGATGCGTGGCAAATCGACGGTGCGTACACCCGCCTCCAGGCTCCGTGCCTGGGTGCTCGACGTGCTGAAGGATGAAGGCTACATCCGCGGCTATGAGGCCACGACCGGCAAGACCGGCCTGCCCGAGCTGGAAGTCAGCCTGAAATACTATGAAGGCCAGCCGGTCATTCGCGAAGTCAAGCGCGTCTCGACCCCCGGCCGTCGTGTCTACATGAGCGTGAAGGACCTGCCCTCGGTGCGCCAGGGTCTGGGTGTCTCGATCGTGTCGACGTCCAAGGGCGTGATGTCGGATGCGTCTGCGCGGTCGGCGAATGTCGGCGGCGAAGTGCTCTGCACGGTGTTCTGA
- the rplE gene encoding 50S ribosomal protein L5, which yields MLDAATYTPRLKSLYRETIRAALKEEFGYKNDMMIPRLDKIVLNIGCGAEAVRDSKKSKSAQEDLSQIAGQKAVVTKAKKSIAGFRVREDMPLGTKVTLRGDRMYEFLDRLITIAMPRIRDFRGVSGKAFDGRGNYAMGLKEHIVFPEIEYDKVDEVWGMDIVIATTASTDAEAKALLKHFNMPFNS from the coding sequence ATGCTTGATGCTGCCACCTATACCCCGCGTCTCAAGTCGCTCTACCGGGAAACCATCCGGGCCGCTCTGAAGGAAGAGTTCGGCTACAAGAACGACATGATGATCCCGCGGCTCGACAAGATCGTGCTCAACATCGGCTGCGGTGCCGAGGCTGTGCGCGATTCGAAGAAGTCGAAATCGGCGCAGGAAGATCTGAGCCAGATCGCCGGTCAGAAAGCCGTCGTCACCAAGGCCAAGAAGTCGATCGCCGGCTTCCGCGTCCGCGAGGACATGCCGCTGGGGACCAAGGTCACGCTTCGCGGCGACCGGATGTACGAATTCCTCGACCGCCTGATCACCATTGCGATGCCGCGTATCCGGGACTTCCGGGGCGTTTCGGGCAAGGCCTTCGACGGCCGCGGCAACTACGCGATGGGCCTGAAAGAGCACATCGTGTTCCCCGAGATCGAGTACGACAAAGTCGACGAGGTCTGGGGCATGGACATCGTCATTGCCACGACCGCGAGCACCGACGCGGAAGCGAAGGCGCTGTTGAAGCACTTCAACATGCCGTTCAACAGCTGA
- the secY gene encoding preprotein translocase subunit SecY — protein sequence MASAAEQMAANMSWGAFGKATELRQRILFTLGLLIVYRLGTYIPVPGIDGAALRDFMERASTGLGGILSMFTGGALGRMGIFALGIMPYISASIIVQLLAAMVPQLEALKKEGEQGRKKINQYTRYGTVFLAAFQAYGLAVSLEAGSLATDPGWFFRASTVITIVGGTMFLMWLGEQITARGVGNGISLIIFVGIIAQAPAALAQFLSQGRSGAIHPGVIIGVLIMVVAVIAFVVFMERALRKIHIQYPRRQVGMKMYDGGSSHLPVKVNPAGVIPAIFASSLLLLPTTISTFSGAQTGPVMSVILAYFGPGQPLYLLFFSAMIVFFTYFYTFNVAFKTEDVADNLKNQNGFVPGIRPGKRTQDYLDYVVNRVLVLGSAYLALVCLLPEILRSQLSIPFYFGGTSVLIVVSVTMDTIQQIQSHLLAHQYEGLIEKSQLRRKRKGARKGTARR from the coding sequence ATGGCATCAGCAGCAGAGCAAATGGCGGCGAACATGAGCTGGGGGGCCTTCGGCAAGGCCACCGAGCTGCGCCAGAGGATCCTGTTCACCCTGGGGCTTCTGATCGTCTACCGGCTTGGCACCTACATCCCCGTTCCCGGCATCGACGGGGCGGCGCTTCGCGACTTCATGGAACGCGCCTCGACCGGGCTCGGCGGCATCCTGTCGATGTTCACCGGCGGCGCGCTGGGGCGGATGGGGATCTTCGCTCTGGGGATCATGCCCTATATCTCGGCCTCGATCATCGTCCAGCTTCTGGCGGCGATGGTCCCGCAGCTCGAGGCGCTCAAGAAAGAGGGCGAACAGGGCCGCAAGAAGATCAACCAGTATACCCGCTACGGCACCGTCTTCCTGGCGGCGTTCCAGGCCTATGGTCTGGCGGTCAGCCTCGAGGCGGGCAGCCTTGCGACCGATCCGGGCTGGTTCTTCCGGGCCTCTACCGTGATCACCATCGTCGGCGGCACCATGTTCCTGATGTGGCTGGGCGAACAGATCACCGCCCGCGGCGTCGGCAACGGCATCTCTCTGATCATCTTCGTGGGGATCATCGCCCAGGCGCCTGCGGCGCTGGCGCAATTCCTCAGCCAGGGGCGGTCGGGGGCGATCCATCCCGGCGTCATCATCGGCGTGCTGATCATGGTCGTGGCGGTGATCGCCTTCGTGGTCTTCATGGAACGCGCGCTGCGCAAGATCCATATCCAGTATCCGCGGCGTCAGGTCGGCATGAAGATGTATGACGGCGGGTCCAGCCACCTGCCCGTCAAGGTGAACCCCGCGGGCGTGATCCCGGCGATCTTCGCCTCGTCGCTTCTGCTGCTGCCGACGACGATCTCGACCTTCTCGGGCGCCCAGACCGGGCCGGTGATGTCGGTGATCCTGGCCTATTTCGGGCCCGGCCAACCGCTTTACCTGCTGTTCTTCTCGGCCATGATCGTGTTCTTCACCTATTTCTACACGTTCAACGTGGCCTTCAAGACCGAGGATGTGGCCGACAACCTGAAGAACCAGAACGGTTTCGTTCCGGGCATCCGGCCCGGCAAGCGGACCCAGGATTATCTCGATTACGTGGTCAACCGGGTGCTTGTGCTGGGCTCTGCCTATCTGGCGCTGGTGTGTCTGCTGCCCGAGATCCTGCGTTCGCAGCTTTCCATTCCGTTCTATTTCGGCGGCACGTCCGTCCTGATCGTGGTCTCGGTGACGATGGACACGATCCAACAGATCCAGTCCCACCTGCTGGCGCATCAGTACGAGGGGCTGATTGAAAAATCGCAACTCAGGCGCAAGCGCAAAGGCGCAAGAAAAGGGACAGCTCGCAGATGA
- a CDS encoding DNA-directed RNA polymerase subunit alpha yields MIHKNWQELIKPTQLEIKPGNDPARQATVVAEPLERGFGLTLGNALRRVLMSSLQGAAITSVQIDNVLHEFSSVAGVREDVTDIVLNLKGVALRMDVEGPKRLSISAKGPGVVTAGEISESAGIEVLNREHVICHLDEGADLFMELTVNTGKGYVAADKNRPEDAPIGLIPIDAIYSPVKKVAYDVQPTREGQVLDYDKLVLKIETDGSVSPDDAVAFAARILQDQLSIFVNFDEPESASREADDDGLEFNPLLLKKVDELELSVRSANCLKNDNIVYIGDLIQKTEAEMLRTPNFGRKSLNEIKEVLSGMGLHLGMDVEEWPPENIEELAKKFEDQF; encoded by the coding sequence ATGATCCATAAGAACTGGCAGGAACTCATCAAGCCGACCCAGCTCGAGATCAAGCCTGGCAACGATCCGGCACGGCAGGCGACGGTCGTCGCCGAACCGCTGGAACGGGGCTTCGGTCTGACGCTCGGGAACGCCTTGCGCCGGGTGCTGATGAGCTCGCTGCAGGGCGCGGCCATCACCTCCGTGCAGATCGACAACGTGCTGCACGAGTTCTCCTCGGTGGCGGGGGTCCGCGAGGACGTGACCGACATCGTGCTGAACCTCAAGGGCGTCGCGCTGCGGATGGATGTCGAGGGTCCGAAACGGCTGTCGATCTCTGCCAAGGGGCCGGGCGTGGTCACCGCGGGCGAAATCTCGGAAAGCGCCGGCATCGAGGTTCTGAACCGCGAACACGTGATCTGCCACCTCGACGAGGGCGCAGATCTGTTCATGGAACTGACCGTCAATACCGGCAAGGGCTATGTCGCCGCCGACAAGAACCGGCCCGAGGATGCGCCGATCGGTCTCATCCCGATCGATGCGATCTATTCGCCGGTCAAGAAGGTGGCCTATGACGTGCAGCCGACCCGTGAGGGTCAGGTGCTGGACTATGACAAGCTGGTCCTGAAGATCGAGACCGACGGGTCGGTCTCGCCCGACGATGCCGTGGCCTTCGCCGCGCGCATTCTGCAGGATCAGTTGTCGATCTTCGTCAACTTCGACGAACCGGAATCGGCCAGCCGCGAGGCGGACGATGACGGGCTCGAATTCAACCCGCTTCTGCTGAAGAAGGTGGATGAGCTCGAGCTGTCGGTCCGGTCGGCGAACTGCCTGAAGAACGACAACATCGTCTATATCGGCGACCTGATCCAGAAGACCGAGGCCGAAATGTTGCGGACCCCGAACTTCGGCCGCAAGTCGCTGAACGAGATCAAGGAAGTGCTTTCCGGCATGGGTCTTCACCTCGGCATGGATGTCGAGGAATGGCCGCCGGAGAACATCGAGGAACTGGCCAAGAAATTCGAGGACCAGTTCTGA
- the rpsQ gene encoding 30S ribosomal protein S17, giving the protein MPKRILQGTVTSDLNDQTVTVLVERRFTHPVLKKTIRKSKKYRAHDENNTFKVGDRVRIQECAPKSKTKRWEVVQA; this is encoded by the coding sequence ATGCCCAAACGTATCCTGCAAGGCACCGTGACCAGCGATCTGAACGATCAGACCGTCACCGTCCTGGTCGAACGCCGTTTCACGCACCCCGTGCTGAAGAAGACCATTCGTAAGTCCAAGAAATACCGGGCTCACGACGAGAACAACACCTTCAAGGTGGGCGACCGTGTGCGCATTCAGGAATGTGCGCCGAAGTCGAAGACGAAACGCTGGGAGGTGGTGCAGGCCTGA
- the rplR gene encoding 50S ribosomal protein L18, which produces MANSKRHLFLKRRLRVRNKLRKMNAGRLRLSVHRSNKNISVQLIDDVQGTTLAAASSLEKELGVIGKNNVEAAAKVGSVIAERAKKAGVEECYFDRGGFLFHGSVKALADAAREGGLKF; this is translated from the coding sequence ATGGCAAACAGCAAAAGACACCTGTTCCTGAAACGCCGCCTGCGCGTTCGGAACAAGCTTCGCAAGATGAATGCCGGGCGGCTTCGCCTGTCGGTTCATCGCAGCAACAAGAACATCAGCGTGCAGCTGATCGACGACGTTCAGGGCACGACCCTGGCCGCGGCGTCCTCGCTCGAGAAAGAGCTGGGCGTTATCGGCAAGAACAATGTCGAGGCGGCTGCCAAGGTGGGCTCGGTGATCGCCGAGCGCGCCAAGAAAGCCGGTGTCGAAGAGTGCTACTTCGACCGTGGTGGCTTCCTCTTTCACGGGAGTGTCAAGGCTTTGGCCGACGCCGCCCGTGAAGGCGGCCTGAAGTTCTAA
- the rpsM gene encoding 30S ribosomal protein S13, whose product MARIAGVNIPTGKRVPIALTYIHGIGHSAAEAICEAVGIEKGRRVNELSDAEVLSIREHIDANLTVEGDLRREIQMNIKRLMDLGCYRGLRHRRNLPVRGQRTHTNARTRKGPAKPIAGKKK is encoded by the coding sequence GTGGCACGTATTGCTGGCGTCAACATCCCCACCGGAAAACGGGTGCCGATCGCCCTGACCTATATCCATGGCATCGGGCATTCCGCCGCCGAGGCCATCTGCGAGGCCGTGGGCATCGAAAAAGGCCGCCGGGTCAATGAGCTCTCGGATGCCGAAGTTCTGTCGATCCGCGAACATATCGACGCCAACCTGACTGTCGAAGGCGACCTGCGCCGCGAGATTCAGATGAACATCAAGCGTCTGATGGATCTTGGCTGCTATCGCGGTCTGCGGCACCGCCGCAACCTGCCGGTGCGCGGCCAGCGGACGCACACCAACGCCCGTACCCGCAAGGGTCCGGCGAAACCCATCGCCGGCAAGAAGAAATAA
- the rplQ gene encoding 50S ribosomal protein L17 has product MRHARGYRRLNRTHEHRKALFANMAGSLIEHEQIKTTLPKAKELKRIADKLITLGKRGDLHARRQAASRLKQDAHVAKLFDVLGPRYAERQGGYVRVLKAGFRYGDMAPMAIVEFVDRDVDAKGAADRSRLEAEDSAED; this is encoded by the coding sequence ATGCGTCACGCTCGCGGATACCGCCGCCTCAACCGCACCCATGAACACCGCAAGGCGCTGTTCGCCAACATGGCCGGCTCGCTGATCGAGCACGAGCAGATCAAGACCACTCTGCCCAAGGCCAAGGAACTCAAGCGCATCGCCGACAAGCTGATCACGCTGGGCAAGCGCGGCGACCTGCATGCCCGCCGCCAGGCCGCGTCGCGCCTGAAACAGGACGCCCATGTGGCGAAACTGTTCGATGTGCTGGGCCCGCGCTACGCTGAACGCCAGGGCGGCTATGTCCGCGTTCTGAAGGCCGGCTTCCGCTATGGCGACATGGCGCCGATGGCCATCGTCGAATTCGTCGACCGCGATGTCGATGCGAAAGGGGCCGCCGACCGGTCGCGTCTCGAAGCCGAGGACTCGGCCGAAGACTGA
- the rplN gene encoding 50S ribosomal protein L14: MIQMQTNLDVADNSGARRVQCIKVLGGSKRKYASVGDIIVVSVKEAIPRGRVKKGDVRKAVVVRTAKEVRREDGTAIRFDRNAAVILNNNNEPVGTRIFGPVVRELRAKSFMKIISLAPEVL; encoded by the coding sequence ATGATCCAGATGCAGACCAATCTGGATGTCGCTGACAACTCCGGCGCACGCCGGGTTCAGTGCATCAAGGTCCTCGGTGGGTCCAAGCGGAAATACGCTTCTGTCGGCGACATCATCGTCGTCTCGGTAAAGGAAGCCATTCCGCGTGGCCGCGTCAAGAAAGGCGATGTCCGCAAGGCTGTCGTCGTGCGCACCGCCAAGGAAGTCCGTCGCGAAGACGGAACCGCGATCCGCTTTGATCGCAACGCCGCCGTGATCCTCAACAACAACAACGAGCCCGTCGGCACCCGGATCTTCGGGCCCGTCGTGCGCGAGCTTCGTGCCAAGAGCTTCATGAAGATCATCTCGCTGGCTCCGGAGGTGCTCTGA
- the rpsE gene encoding 30S ribosomal protein S5 yields MAEREHRRDRRDRDENPEFADRLVAINRVSKTVKGGKRFGFAALVVVGDQKGRVGFGKGKAKEVPEAIRKATEQAKRSLMRVPLREGRTLHHDIEGRHGAGRVVMRTAPQGTGIIAGGPMRAVFEMLGVQDVVAKSVGSQNPYNMIRATLDGLSRESSPRQVAQRRGKKVAEILKKDDAPVAEAAEA; encoded by the coding sequence ATGGCAGAACGTGAGCACCGCCGGGACCGCCGCGACCGCGACGAGAACCCGGAATTCGCCGATCGTCTCGTGGCGATCAACCGGGTGTCCAAGACCGTGAAAGGGGGCAAGCGCTTCGGCTTTGCCGCTCTCGTGGTCGTGGGCGACCAGAAGGGTCGTGTCGGCTTCGGCAAGGGCAAGGCCAAGGAAGTGCCGGAGGCGATCCGCAAGGCGACCGAGCAGGCCAAGCGCAGCCTGATGCGCGTGCCGCTGCGCGAAGGCCGCACCCTGCACCATGACATCGAGGGCCGCCATGGCGCGGGCCGCGTGGTGATGCGTACCGCCCCGCAAGGGACCGGGATCATCGCCGGTGGTCCGATGCGTGCCGTGTTCGAGATGCTGGGCGTGCAGGACGTGGTCGCGAAGTCGGTCGGTTCGCAGAACCCCTACAACATGATCCGCGCGACGCTGGACGGGCTCTCCCGTGAAAGCTCGCCGCGTCAGGTTGCGCAACGCCGTGGCAAGAAGGTCGCTGAAATCCTGAAGAAGGATGATGCGCCGGTTGCCGAAGCGGCTGAAGCGTAA